In one window of Hevea brasiliensis isolate MT/VB/25A 57/8 chromosome 10, ASM3005281v1, whole genome shotgun sequence DNA:
- the LOC110639128 gene encoding pathogenesis-related thaumatin-like protein 3.5: MEGGFELRPGESVNVTAEYYATIWGRNGCLFDHSGHGTCVTGDCGGVLRCAEATQNMIPVLPVTYAVLNFYNVLPDFYAVSVANGFNLPMSILPYGHPAGAGQCNASSCFTDLNQICPSELQVRSNGSNGQIVVRKSPCVAFNKPEFCCPSVAHFPEDPPTDESCKPTRYSAAFQAACPTALVHSTLDWMRFGCDDANYLISFC, translated from the coding sequence ATGGAGGGTGGTTTCGAGTTAAGACCCGGTGAATCAGTGAATGTCACAGCAGAATATTATGCCACTATTTGGGGGCGTAATGGGTGCTTATTTGATCACTCCGGCCACGGAACATGTGTTACCGGTGACTGTGGTGGCGTCCTAAGATGTGCCGAAGCAACCCAGAACATGATCCCTGTACTTCCAGTCACATATGCTGTGCTAAACTTTTATAATGTCCTCCCTGATTTTTATGCAGTTAGTGTTGCTAATGGCTTCAACTTACCAATGTCTATATTGCCTTATGGGCACCCAGCTGGCGCTGGTCAATGTAATGCTTCAAGTTGCTTCACAGACTTGAACCAGATTTGCCCAAGTGAGCTGCAAGTGAGATCAAATGGTTCAAATGGACAAATTGTAGTACGTAAAAGTCCTTGCGTTGCATTTAACAAGCCTGAATTTTGTTGCCCAAGTGTTGCTCATTTCCCTGAGGATCCTCCCACTGATGAAAGTTGCAAGCCTACAAGATATTCAGCGGCATTCCAGGCTGCTTGCCCTACAGCTCTTGTTCACAGTACTCTTGATTGGATGAGATTTGGGTGCGATGATGCTAATTACTTAATTAGCTTTTGTTGA
- the LOC110639127 gene encoding pathogenesis-related thaumatin-like protein 3.5, with protein sequence MISLMALSHFLLLVFISLLGADDARIITLQNKCNTTIWPGFQIGAESNDPAKEDIDGGLELSPGKSVNLTAEYYATIWGRTGCSFNSSGYGTCVTGDCDGKLSCRDEIPGRSFIPPRPVTYALFNLGKNHIPDYYVVSVANGFNIPISILPYGDASGGGCEASSCFTELNQTCPYELQLRSNGRVVACMSPCFGFYTIKPRFCCSYYEPPDDLCKPTNYSEVFKAACPTALPTLTFDFSKVLRCSEANNYLISFC encoded by the exons ATGATCTCTCTGATGGCACTTTCTCATTTTCTCCTCCTGGTTTTCATTTCTCTCTTAG GTGCTGATGATGCTAGGATTATTACCCTGCAAAATAAATGCAACACCACCATATGGCCTGGATTTCAAATAGGAGCTGAATCGAACGATCCTGCAAAAGAAGATATCGATGGTGGTTTGGAGTTAAGTCCTGGTAAATCAGTGAATCTCACAGCAGAATATTATGCCACTATCTGGGGTCGTACTGGGTGCTCGTTTAATAGCTCTGGCTATGGAACATGCGTCACCGGCGACTGTGACGGTAAATTAAGCTGTAGAGATGAAATCCCTGGCCGGAGCTTTATCCCTCCACGACCAGTCACATATGCTCTGTTCAACCTTGGTAAAAATCATATTCCTGACTATTATGTAGTTAGCGTAGCTAATGGGTTCAACATACCAATTTCTATATTGCCTTATGGTGATGCCAGTGGTGGTGGATGTGAGGCTTCAAGTTGCTTTACAGAGTTGAACCAGACATGCCCATATGAACTGCAACTGAGATCAAATGGTCGCGTTGTAGCTTGTATGAGTCCTTGCTTCGGATTCTATACTATTAAGCCTCGATTTTGTTGCTCTTACTACGAACCTCCCGATGACCTATGCAAGCCTACAAATTATTCGGAGGTGTTCAAGGCTGCTTGTCCTACAGCTCTTCCTACTCTTACCTTTGATTTCTCCAAAGTATTAAGGTGCTCGGAAGCTAATAATTACTTAATTAGCTTTTGTTGA
- the LOC110639125 gene encoding pathogenesis-related thaumatin-like protein 3.5 has translation MALWHFLLLVFISLSRGDARVITLKNRCNTTIWPGFRATTFVSSHSEEWAGGFELKPGASANLQTPVIWIGYIWARYGCSFNPSGHGFCFSGDCGGELACSKENSPVEPATFARLNMNDITGDDTYKLDVINGFNLPISIVPNGPDSSLCETIECVPQDLSNTCPRELQVRNEGHIVACRSGCLAFHKPELCCIGEYANKRVCNHTKYSIAFKNTCPIADTHPNERFVYTVCDTSPNYLIIFC, from the exons ATGGCACTTTGGCATTTTCTCCTCCTGGTTTTCATCTCTTTATCAA GAGGTGATGCTAGGGTTATTACCTTGAAAAACAGATGCAACACCACTATATGGCCTGGATTTCGAGCCACAACATTTGTGTCGAGCCATTCTGAAGAATGGGCCGGTGGTTTCGAGCTAAAACCTGGAGCATCAGCAAATCTTCAAACACCAGTTATATGGATAGGCTATATCTGGGCTCGTTATGGTTGCTCATTTAATCCCTCCGGCCACGGATTTTGCTTCTCCGGTGACTGTGGTGGCGAACTCGCATGTAGCAAGGAAAACTCACCAGTAGAACCAGCCACATTTGCAAGACTTAACATGAATGATATAACTGGAGATGATACATATAAACTTGACGTCATTAATGGGTTCAACTTGCCAATTTCTATAGTGCCAAATGGCCCTGATTCAAGTCTATGTGAAACTATAGAATGTGTTCCACAAGACTTGAGCAATACTTGCCCTAGGGAGCTTCAAGTGAGAAACGAGGGACACATTGTGGCTTGTAGAAGTGGTTGCCTTGCATTCCATAAGCCTGAACTTTGTTGCATTGGTGAATATGCCAATAAGCGGGTTTGTAATCACACAAAATACTCCATCGCCTTCAAGAATACTTGTCCCATAGCTGATACTCATCCTAATGAAAGATTTGTTTACACTGTATGCGATACGTCGCCTAATTACTTGATTATTTTCTGTTGA
- the LOC110639097 gene encoding uncharacterized protein LOC110639097, with translation MGPCLKSLAFPHFPAVSVTFFLYLTTLFPFSATSQPSIYDHLRQNGLPIGLLPKGITEFSIDPTTGHFQINLTQPCNAKFENQLHYDFNISGLLSFGKIGELSGVSQQELFLWFQVKGIRVDVPSSGLIYFDVGVVDKQFSLSLFENPLECTASDPSDGPVDSRGSDDSKIQPGKLEFETGEGDLRAAS, from the exons ATGGGTCCCTGTCTAAAATCCCTCGCTTTCCCCCACTTTCCCGCAGTTTCCGTCACTTTCTTCCTCTATCTTACTACTCTCTTCCCATTTTCCGCTACATCCCAGCCGTCCATCTACGACCATCTCCGCCAAAACGGCCTTCCCATAGGCCTCCTCCCCAAGGGCATTACCGAATTTTCAATCGACCCCACTACTGGTCACTTCCAGATAAACCTAACCCAACCTTGCAATGCCAAATTCGAGAACCAGCTTCACTACGATTTcaacatttctgggcttttgtccTTTGGGAAGATCGGTGAATTATCCGGTGTGTCGCAGCAAGAGCTCTTCCTTTGGTTTCAAGTTAAGGGTATACGCGTCGATGTCCCCAGCTCTGGTTTGATATACTTTGATGTTGGTGTTGTGGACAAGCAGTTCTCTTTGTCCTTGTTTGAGAACCCTCTCGAATGCACTGCTTCTGATCCTAGTGATGGGCCCGTTGATTCGAGGGGATCGGATGACTCTAAG ATTCAGCCAGGAAAGCTTGAATTTGAAACTGGGGAAGGGGACTTGAGGGCTGCTTCATAG
- the LOC110639096 gene encoding biotin carboxyl carrier protein of acetyl-CoA carboxylase 1, chloroplastic isoform X1: MASSLSTTASASASASASASASTVSKTTVNFPHYNTYALSRVSFRLSPAQKLRFFTKGLKLDRNSSTFVKAQLNEVRFFQWFSFDDMCSHFHSSLDMLLGFSVAFKVAVDGSSNAAASPSNKSEVPSQEGKDAKPSNEPSPPTLATEESISEFITQVLSLVKLVDSRDIVELQLKQLDCELIIRKKEALPQPPSPASVVMMHSPSPSPSQLMPPAPPAASSTASSPASTAPPPSPAPSAAKSPKSSLPPFKCPMAGTFYRSPAPGEPSFVKVGDKVQKGQVVCIIEAMKLMNEIEADQSGTIVEILAEDGRPVSVDTPLFMIEP; this comes from the exons ATGGcgtcttcactctccacaactgCCTCCGCTTCTGCTTCTGCTTCTGCTTCCGCTTCTGCTTCCACCGTCTCCAAAACCACTGTCAATTTCCCTCATTACAATACTTACGCCCTCTCGCGGGTCTCTTTTCGCCTCTCTCCTGCACAGAAGCTCCGTTTTTTCACCaag GGTCTGAAGCTTGATCGTAACAGTTCCACTTTTGTGAAAGCTCAGTTGAATGAGGTAAGGTTCTTTCAGTGGTTTTCATTTGATGATATGTGTTCACATTTTCATTCCTCCCTGGACATGCTTTTGGGGTTTTCTGTTGCCTTCAAGGTTGCTGTGGATGGATCCTCAAATGCTGCTGCCTCACCTTCAAACAAATCAGAAGTACCATCACAGGAAGGAAAGGATGCTAAGCCATCAAATGAGCCTTCACCTCCAACTTTGGCTACAGAGGAGTCAATATCTGAATTTATTACACAAGTTTTAAGCCTTGTGAA GCTGGTTGATTCAAGAGATATTGTGGAGTTGCAGTTAAAACAACTTGATTGTGAACTGATAATTCGGAAAAAGGAGGCCTTGCCTCAGCCACCATCTCCTGCTTCAGTGGTTATGATGCACTCACCTTCACCTTCACCATCACAACTAATGCCACCAGCCCCACCTGCGGCTTCCTCTACAGCCTCTAGtccagcttccactgctccaccCCCATCACCTGCACCTTCTGCTGCTAAATCACCCAAGTCATCACTTCCACCATTTAAATGCCCTATGGCAGGCACATTCTACAGAAGTCCTGCTCCAGGTGAACCATCTTTTGTGAAG GTTGGAGACAAAGTGCAGAAGGGACAAGTCGTGTGCATCATTGAAGCCATGAAATTGATGAATGAAATAGAA GCTGATCAGTCAGGGACCATAGTTGAAATTCTTGCAGAAGATGGCAGGCCAGTCAGTGTTGACACA CCTTTGTTTATGATTGAACCCTAA
- the LOC110639096 gene encoding biotin carboxyl carrier protein of acetyl-CoA carboxylase 1, chloroplastic isoform X2 has translation MASSLSTTASASASASASASASTVSKTTVNFPHYNTYALSRVSFRLSPAQKLRFFTKGLKLDRNSSTFVKAQLNEVAVDGSSNAAASPSNKSEVPSQEGKDAKPSNEPSPPTLATEESISEFITQVLSLVKLVDSRDIVELQLKQLDCELIIRKKEALPQPPSPASVVMMHSPSPSPSQLMPPAPPAASSTASSPASTAPPPSPAPSAAKSPKSSLPPFKCPMAGTFYRSPAPGEPSFVKVGDKVQKGQVVCIIEAMKLMNEIEADQSGTIVEILAEDGRPVSVDTPLFMIEP, from the exons ATGGcgtcttcactctccacaactgCCTCCGCTTCTGCTTCTGCTTCTGCTTCCGCTTCTGCTTCCACCGTCTCCAAAACCACTGTCAATTTCCCTCATTACAATACTTACGCCCTCTCGCGGGTCTCTTTTCGCCTCTCTCCTGCACAGAAGCTCCGTTTTTTCACCaag GGTCTGAAGCTTGATCGTAACAGTTCCACTTTTGTGAAAGCTCAGTTGAATGAG GTTGCTGTGGATGGATCCTCAAATGCTGCTGCCTCACCTTCAAACAAATCAGAAGTACCATCACAGGAAGGAAAGGATGCTAAGCCATCAAATGAGCCTTCACCTCCAACTTTGGCTACAGAGGAGTCAATATCTGAATTTATTACACAAGTTTTAAGCCTTGTGAA GCTGGTTGATTCAAGAGATATTGTGGAGTTGCAGTTAAAACAACTTGATTGTGAACTGATAATTCGGAAAAAGGAGGCCTTGCCTCAGCCACCATCTCCTGCTTCAGTGGTTATGATGCACTCACCTTCACCTTCACCATCACAACTAATGCCACCAGCCCCACCTGCGGCTTCCTCTACAGCCTCTAGtccagcttccactgctccaccCCCATCACCTGCACCTTCTGCTGCTAAATCACCCAAGTCATCACTTCCACCATTTAAATGCCCTATGGCAGGCACATTCTACAGAAGTCCTGCTCCAGGTGAACCATCTTTTGTGAAG GTTGGAGACAAAGTGCAGAAGGGACAAGTCGTGTGCATCATTGAAGCCATGAAATTGATGAATGAAATAGAA GCTGATCAGTCAGGGACCATAGTTGAAATTCTTGCAGAAGATGGCAGGCCAGTCAGTGTTGACACA CCTTTGTTTATGATTGAACCCTAA
- the LOC110639098 gene encoding uncharacterized protein LOC110639098 isoform X2 yields MYLKDVVAQQLMEEGPEFEEKDVEFTRKKTYNEEQEELKKEFLDAVKNAEEDGGGDLLKPKEKKNENDEDADDDYGELEKELGEYFGPEGELDENNKFLKEFFEKQMWIDRENKDRSSVLEDTEVHDLLKDEEEIERQEKYEESYNFRYEENAGDKVMGHSRKVEGSVRKKENTRKEQRKNKEERMKIAEMERKEELKHLKNLKKKEMKERMMKVMETAGVKNDNDFALDLDNLEEDFDPAEYDKMMKKAFGEEYYNADDVDPGFGSDNDDDRASIEKPDFDKEDELLGLPKGWDAVEDADGFLAARERFLKLKAENGNDDDDNEEEEERGDGEEEGGGNEVEHNEESKRKRKRKMSLVKKAREEMLEEYYKLDYEGTIGDLKTRFKYSKVDPNRYGLKTKEILMLDDKELNQYVPIKKLAPYRERQWKVANNKRHEFKKRTRELLRGGLNRQGTNKKNRSKGDGDKKSISVVGPHQDGKAALEDSNVKSGNLSKPAKRKRRQAKTKLSQARLAAYQNTKGKEKH; encoded by the coding sequence ATGTACTTGAAGGATGTGGTGGCCCAGCAACTGATGGAGGAAGGGCctgaatttgaagagaaagatgtGGAATTCACTAGGAAGAAGACTTACAATGAGGAACAAGAGGAATTAAAGAAAGAATTTTTGGATGCTGTGAAAAATGCAGAGGAGGATGGTGGAGGGGATTTGTTGAAaccaaaagagaagaaaaatgaaaatgatgaggaTGCTGATGATGATTATGGAGAGTTGGAGAAGGAGTTGGGCGAGTATTTTGGTCCAGAGGGGGAGTTGGATGAGAATAACAAGTTTTTGAAAGAGTTTTTTGAGAAACAAATGTGGATTGATAGGGAAAATAAGGACAGGAGTAGTGTTTTGGAGGATACTGAAGTGCATGACTTGTTGAAAGATGAGGAGGAGATTGAAAGGCAGGAAAAGTATGAGGAGAGTTATAATTTTAGATATGAAGAGAATGCAGGGGATAAGGTGATGGGACACTCAAGAAAAGTGGAAGGGTCGGTGAGGAAGAAGGAGAATACGAGAAAAGAGCAGAGGAAGAATAAGGAGGAGAGGATGAAGATTGCTGAGATGGAGAGGAAGGAAGAGTTGAAACATTTGAAGAATTTGAAAAAGAAGGAAATGAAAGAGAGGATGATGAAGGTAATGGAGACTGCTGGGGTTAAGAACGATAATGATTTTGCATTGGATTTGGATAATTTGGAAGAGGATTTTGATCCAGCAGAGTACGATAAAATGATGAAGAAGGCTTTTGGTGAGGAGTATTATAATGCAGATGATGTGGATCCCGGATTTGGTAGTGATAATGATGATGACAGGGCTTCTATCGAGAAACCAGATTTTGATAAGGAGGATGAGTTACTTGGACTTCCTAAGGGGTGGGATGCAGTTGAAGATGCCGATGGGTTTTTAGCTGCAAGAGAAAGGTTTTTGAAACTAAAGGCTGAGAACGGAAATGATGATGATGACaatgaagaagaggaagaaagagGCGATGGAGAAGAGGAAGGAGGAGGCAATGAAGTAGAGCACAATGAGGAAAGTAAACGGAAGAGGAAGCGTAAGATGTCACTGGTGAAGAAAGCTAGGGAGGAAATGTTAGAGGAGTATTATAAATTGGACTATGAGGGTACAATTGGAGACTTGAAGACAAGGTTTAAGTATTCTAAAGTGGATCCTAATAGGTATGGATTAAAGACGAAAGAAATATTGATGTTGGATGACAAGGAGTTGAATCAATATGTACCCATTAAAAAGCTTGCTCCTTATAGGGAGAGGCAATGGAAGGTGGCTAATAACAAGAGACACGAATTTAAAAAGAGGACTAGGGAGCTTCTCCGGGGCGGATTGAATCGTCAGGGGACCAATAAAAAGAATAGATCAAAGGGTGATGGTGATAAAAAATCAATTTCAGTTGTGGGTCCTCATCAAGATGGGAAAGCAGCATTGGAGGATTCAAATGTTAAATCAGGCAACCTATCTAAGCCTGCTAAAAGGAAGCGTCGACAAGCGAAAACTAAGCTTTCACAAGCTCGACTTGCAGCATACCAAAATACTAAGGGCAAAGAAAAGCACTGA
- the LOC110639098 gene encoding uncharacterized protein LOC110639098 isoform X1 has protein sequence MGMKLFDDEDAQNVNISKIEIDKEFARRYEHNKQREALQRYQELKKRGQIEESGSELESESSDEEDDADISKLSKKEDLKKLFENLNKVRKRDDSVYQNAILFESENDSDDENENRERKKKAMYLKDVVAQQLMEEGPEFEEKDVEFTRKKTYNEEQEELKKEFLDAVKNAEEDGGGDLLKPKEKKNENDEDADDDYGELEKELGEYFGPEGELDENNKFLKEFFEKQMWIDRENKDRSSVLEDTEVHDLLKDEEEIERQEKYEESYNFRYEENAGDKVMGHSRKVEGSVRKKENTRKEQRKNKEERMKIAEMERKEELKHLKNLKKKEMKERMMKVMETAGVKNDNDFALDLDNLEEDFDPAEYDKMMKKAFGEEYYNADDVDPGFGSDNDDDRASIEKPDFDKEDELLGLPKGWDAVEDADGFLAARERFLKLKAENGNDDDDNEEEEERGDGEEEGGGNEVEHNEESKRKRKRKMSLVKKAREEMLEEYYKLDYEGTIGDLKTRFKYSKVDPNRYGLKTKEILMLDDKELNQYVPIKKLAPYRERQWKVANNKRHEFKKRTRELLRGGLNRQGTNKKNRSKGDGDKKSISVVGPHQDGKAALEDSNVKSGNLSKPAKRKRRQAKTKLSQARLAAYQNTKGKEKH, from the coding sequence ATGGGGATGAAACTGTTCGACGACGAAGACGCCCAGAACGTCAACATTTCGAAGATAGAAATCGACAAGGAATTCGCCCGTCGATATGAGCACAACAAGCAGCGCGAGGCCCTCCAGAGATACCAGGAGCTCAAGAAGAGAGGCCAAATCGAAGAGTCGGGTTCAGAATTGGAATCGGAATCATCAGACGAAGAAGACGATGCCGATATCTCTAAGCTGAGCAAAAAAGAAGATCTCAAGAAGCTATTCGAGAATTTAAACAAGGTAAGGAAAAGAGACGATTCTGTGTATCAGAATGCCATTCTTTTTGAGTCTGAGAACGATAGTGATGACGAAAATGAAAATAGGGAGCGGAAGAAGAAAGCTATGTACTTGAAGGATGTGGTGGCCCAGCAACTGATGGAGGAAGGGCctgaatttgaagagaaagatgtGGAATTCACTAGGAAGAAGACTTACAATGAGGAACAAGAGGAATTAAAGAAAGAATTTTTGGATGCTGTGAAAAATGCAGAGGAGGATGGTGGAGGGGATTTGTTGAAaccaaaagagaagaaaaatgaaaatgatgaggaTGCTGATGATGATTATGGAGAGTTGGAGAAGGAGTTGGGCGAGTATTTTGGTCCAGAGGGGGAGTTGGATGAGAATAACAAGTTTTTGAAAGAGTTTTTTGAGAAACAAATGTGGATTGATAGGGAAAATAAGGACAGGAGTAGTGTTTTGGAGGATACTGAAGTGCATGACTTGTTGAAAGATGAGGAGGAGATTGAAAGGCAGGAAAAGTATGAGGAGAGTTATAATTTTAGATATGAAGAGAATGCAGGGGATAAGGTGATGGGACACTCAAGAAAAGTGGAAGGGTCGGTGAGGAAGAAGGAGAATACGAGAAAAGAGCAGAGGAAGAATAAGGAGGAGAGGATGAAGATTGCTGAGATGGAGAGGAAGGAAGAGTTGAAACATTTGAAGAATTTGAAAAAGAAGGAAATGAAAGAGAGGATGATGAAGGTAATGGAGACTGCTGGGGTTAAGAACGATAATGATTTTGCATTGGATTTGGATAATTTGGAAGAGGATTTTGATCCAGCAGAGTACGATAAAATGATGAAGAAGGCTTTTGGTGAGGAGTATTATAATGCAGATGATGTGGATCCCGGATTTGGTAGTGATAATGATGATGACAGGGCTTCTATCGAGAAACCAGATTTTGATAAGGAGGATGAGTTACTTGGACTTCCTAAGGGGTGGGATGCAGTTGAAGATGCCGATGGGTTTTTAGCTGCAAGAGAAAGGTTTTTGAAACTAAAGGCTGAGAACGGAAATGATGATGATGACaatgaagaagaggaagaaagagGCGATGGAGAAGAGGAAGGAGGAGGCAATGAAGTAGAGCACAATGAGGAAAGTAAACGGAAGAGGAAGCGTAAGATGTCACTGGTGAAGAAAGCTAGGGAGGAAATGTTAGAGGAGTATTATAAATTGGACTATGAGGGTACAATTGGAGACTTGAAGACAAGGTTTAAGTATTCTAAAGTGGATCCTAATAGGTATGGATTAAAGACGAAAGAAATATTGATGTTGGATGACAAGGAGTTGAATCAATATGTACCCATTAAAAAGCTTGCTCCTTATAGGGAGAGGCAATGGAAGGTGGCTAATAACAAGAGACACGAATTTAAAAAGAGGACTAGGGAGCTTCTCCGGGGCGGATTGAATCGTCAGGGGACCAATAAAAAGAATAGATCAAAGGGTGATGGTGATAAAAAATCAATTTCAGTTGTGGGTCCTCATCAAGATGGGAAAGCAGCATTGGAGGATTCAAATGTTAAATCAGGCAACCTATCTAAGCCTGCTAAAAGGAAGCGTCGACAAGCGAAAACTAAGCTTTCACAAGCTCGACTTGCAGCATACCAAAATACTAAGGGCAAAGAAAAGCACTGA
- the LOC110639141 gene encoding thioredoxin F-type, chloroplastic, whose product MSLIQFSISPITSVRSSPSSFPSSPLHPIVSSSVTKDSFSLSSSSSSSSKLLNFSSRSRFSLSLKDDVKRNGWAFTVRSSLDTVGPTATVGQVTEVTKDTFWPIVKSAGDKIVVLDMYTQWCGPCKVIAPKFKDLSEKYLDVVFLKLDCNQDNKPLAKELGIRVVPTFKILKDSKIVKEVTGAKFDDLVVAIEAVRSS is encoded by the exons ATGTCTTTGATCCAATTCTCAATCTCTCCTATCACTTCTGTTCGCTCCTCGCCCTCCTCCTTCCCCAGCTCCCCATTGCACCCGATCGTGTCCTCCTCCGTCACCAAAGACTCattctctctttcttcttcttcttcttcttcttctaagcTGTTAAACTTTAGCTCGAGAAGCAGATTTTCACTGTCTCTGAAGGATGATGTGAAGAGGAACGGTTGGGCTTTCACGGTGAGGTCGAGCTTGGATACTGTGGGTCCTACAGCTACTGTGGGACAGGTTACTGAGGTCACCAAGGATACCTTCTGGCCCATCGTCAAGTCCGCCGGCGATAAGATTGTCGTCCTTGACATGTACACTCAATG GTGTGGACCTTGTAAAGTGATAGCTCCCAAATTTAAAGATTTGTCAGAGAAGTATCTTGATGTTGTCTTCCTAAAGCTTGATTGCAACCAAGATAACAAG CCATTGGCAAAGGAGCTTGGCATAAGGGTGGTGCCTACTTTCAAGATTCTCAAGGACAGCAAGATTGTAAAGGAAGTGACGGGGGCCAAATTTGATGATTTGGTGGTTGCCATAGAGGCTGTTAGATCCAGCTGA